In Calothrix sp. PCC 7507, one DNA window encodes the following:
- a CDS encoding CopG family ribbon-helix-helix protein, producing MEQQMVRTTLSLPKDLLAATDQAVQAGKAKSRNDFVTRALRRELAAQKRLEIDAALAEMANDVEYQAEILQMEAEFAPAQWEALKLGETSE from the coding sequence ATGGAGCAACAGATGGTTCGCACAACACTATCCCTCCCAAAGGATTTGTTAGCAGCAACGGATCAAGCTGTTCAAGCAGGAAAAGCCAAAAGCCGCAACGATTTCGTCACCAGAGCATTACGGCGTGAACTCGCTGCTCAAAAACGGCTAGAAATTGATGCAGCTTTAGCAGAAATGGCAAATGACGTAGAGTACCAAGCCGAAATTTTGCAGATGGAGGCAGAATTTGCCCCGGCTCAGTGGGAAGCCTTGAAACTAGGAGAAACCTCGGAATGA
- a CDS encoding tetratricopeptide repeat protein produces MSESLPLRDRYLSLIDDIVQSTLKGKISSVEQVYQILLKDLTPGTGEVFELALSDRLNTIQSQADSEQDELKKAKATRSLRAIKTIQTQWQRWQEQNKATEAIVLAIREITTASTDERLGIFLSFTDPNQKYPLNLQQLQQVSKSLQQFAQADADLQQISIGITRGLGSWQRLQDHLVSWMYEQNRELGFGGVPGESGPWATWAKQVNSQLTKGLLHTLALEESAIQFAQQQRSITLSDWVELALILQFLQRGLVNWFDQQAYNVQAGSKLSISTFLTFAVIWSQLASGFGSVAAVYGDAASQIMLQILRTFAQRAYFPLYGGIFASFSGSYLRDALDYLDEPLRQVEGTQEKARILTLLGYSQRALGQYKRSITFHQQAVEISRNAGDRPCEIANLNHLSRTYVQEQNYAEAINYSQRALILSRQAGDRTGEANALVNLGYSEVMQAKQLEQLEPETYEMAINYLQQGLKLSEQLGDIQSKALCLSSIGIAYQVIQQPEAAIKSLEAGFNTAQLSGDLYLQGLNLANLAEVNYSQANFARAIYTGCLGMYLLNQIASQEWQKPAALLAILYSQLGEAAFQDALQQSRSKFIAIIGVDGYDYIPQLLGEYRQSM; encoded by the coding sequence GTGTCAGAATCTCTGCCATTGCGCGATCGCTATCTCTCTCTCATCGATGACATTGTCCAATCTACCCTCAAGGGCAAGATTAGCTCTGTGGAACAGGTGTATCAGATATTGCTCAAAGACTTGACCCCTGGTACGGGAGAGGTGTTTGAACTAGCTTTGAGCGATCGCCTGAACACGATCCAAAGCCAAGCAGACAGCGAACAAGATGAACTCAAAAAAGCCAAAGCTACCCGCAGCTTGAGAGCAATTAAAACAATACAAACTCAATGGCAACGCTGGCAAGAGCAAAACAAAGCCACAGAAGCGATCGTCTTGGCAATTAGAGAAATCACCACAGCCTCTACTGATGAGCGTCTGGGTATATTCTTAAGTTTTACCGATCCCAATCAAAAGTATCCGCTGAATCTCCAACAGCTACAGCAGGTGTCAAAATCATTACAGCAATTTGCCCAAGCTGACGCTGATTTACAGCAAATATCAATCGGAATTACCCGTGGTTTAGGCTCTTGGCAACGATTGCAAGACCATTTAGTTAGTTGGATGTACGAGCAAAATCGGGAACTGGGATTTGGTGGTGTCCCCGGAGAAAGCGGCCCTTGGGCAACTTGGGCTAAACAAGTTAATAGCCAGTTGACTAAAGGACTGCTTCACACCTTAGCCTTAGAAGAATCTGCAATTCAATTTGCCCAACAGCAGCGTAGTATCACCCTCAGTGATTGGGTGGAATTAGCATTGATTTTGCAGTTCTTGCAGCGGGGGCTAGTTAACTGGTTTGACCAACAAGCTTATAATGTCCAGGCTGGTTCAAAATTATCTATTTCTACGTTTTTGACCTTTGCAGTGATTTGGAGCCAGTTAGCGAGTGGTTTTGGCAGTGTTGCGGCAGTTTACGGCGATGCGGCTTCACAAATTATGCTGCAAATTCTGCGAACCTTTGCCCAACGTGCATATTTTCCCCTATATGGCGGGATTTTTGCCTCGTTTTCTGGCAGTTATTTACGGGATGCTTTAGATTATCTTGATGAACCCTTGCGACAAGTTGAGGGAACTCAAGAAAAAGCGCGGATTTTGACGCTTTTAGGTTATTCACAGCGGGCTTTGGGACAATACAAACGCTCAATCACATTTCATCAGCAAGCAGTAGAAATTTCTAGAAATGCAGGCGATCGCCCCTGTGAAATTGCCAATCTCAACCACCTCAGCCGTACCTACGTCCAAGAGCAAAATTATGCTGAGGCGATTAACTATAGTCAACGCGCGTTAATTCTCAGTCGTCAAGCAGGCGATCGCACCGGAGAAGCCAATGCACTAGTTAATTTAGGCTATAGCGAAGTCATGCAGGCAAAACAGCTAGAACAACTAGAGCCAGAAACCTATGAAATGGCGATTAATTATCTACAACAAGGTTTAAAGCTATCAGAACAATTAGGTGATATTCAAAGCAAAGCTCTGTGTTTAAGCAGTATTGGCATTGCTTACCAAGTTATTCAACAACCAGAAGCAGCCATCAAAAGTTTAGAAGCAGGTTTTAACACAGCACAGCTTTCTGGGGATTTGTATTTGCAAGGATTGAACTTAGCCAACTTAGCTGAGGTAAATTATAGTCAAGCAAATTTTGCTAGAGCAATTTACACAGGTTGTCTGGGGATGTATTTGTTAAATCAAATTGCTTCTCAAGAATGGCAAAAACCCGCAGCATTACTGGCGATTTTATATAGTCAACTTGGGGAAGCAGCTTTTCAGGATGCTTTGCAGCAAAGTCGCTCGAAATTCATTGCCATTATTGGTGTTGATGGCTATGATTACATTCCCCAGTTGTTAGGAGAATATCGCCAAAGTATGTAG
- a CDS encoding succinate--CoA ligase subunit beta, which produces MDLLEYQVKEWFGKIGIPVLPSQRIDHPTDLKRLKIHYPIVLKSQVHAAERAKAGGVRIVETTIDAIAAAQTIFNLPIWGELPEVVLAESKYDAQEEFYLAVVLDTAVCRPVLLGCKEANIDWESAGEKMHYVVVEQEFSPFYARRLALKMGLQGALMQSISTVVEKMYQLFVQQDLDLVEVNPLAVSASGQVMALNGKVRVNERAIGRHPELTQMVDKIVTTNTGGEINGHLGNWDGIEIHGGKIGILGNGTGSVMATLDLVANSGGKPGVCLNLRHAFLTDKSPTTFCDRLEKGLKILAADKSIQVILINLLGNIPQSTELAEVIAKFLPQNTSELKPQAVRSNGSKTRREISLPRLVVRLAGSDFDAAKKYLATIKNQGDLLIVVENLDAAVAEAVRSAKSTAYKR; this is translated from the coding sequence ATGGATTTATTGGAGTACCAAGTTAAAGAATGGTTTGGGAAAATAGGCATTCCTGTATTGCCCTCCCAGAGAATTGATCACCCCACAGACCTGAAACGTTTGAAAATCCATTATCCGATTGTACTGAAATCACAAGTACATGCAGCGGAAAGGGCTAAAGCAGGTGGAGTCAGAATTGTCGAAACCACAATCGACGCGATCGCCGCCGCGCAAACCATCTTCAATCTGCCAATTTGGGGAGAGTTGCCGGAAGTTGTGCTGGCAGAATCTAAGTATGATGCCCAAGAAGAATTTTATTTAGCAGTAGTTCTAGACACCGCTGTCTGCCGCCCAGTACTTTTAGGTTGTAAGGAAGCCAATATTGATTGGGAATCAGCTGGGGAGAAAATGCACTATGTCGTCGTAGAACAAGAATTTTCGCCATTTTATGCCAGACGACTAGCTTTAAAAATGGGCTTGCAGGGTGCGCTGATGCAGTCAATCAGTACTGTGGTCGAGAAGATGTACCAGTTATTTGTGCAACAAGACTTAGACCTAGTGGAAGTCAATCCTCTGGCTGTTAGCGCATCTGGTCAAGTTATGGCACTCAATGGCAAAGTGAGAGTGAATGAACGGGCGATCGGTCGTCATCCAGAACTCACACAGATGGTGGACAAAATAGTCACTACTAATACTGGTGGTGAGATCAATGGTCATTTAGGTAATTGGGATGGAATAGAAATACACGGTGGTAAAATCGGTATCTTGGGCAATGGTACTGGTTCGGTGATGGCAACTTTAGATTTAGTCGCCAACAGTGGTGGTAAGCCTGGTGTGTGTTTGAATCTGCGTCATGCTTTCCTGACTGATAAATCTCCGACTACTTTTTGCGATCGCCTAGAAAAAGGGTTGAAAATCCTCGCAGCTGATAAAAGTATTCAAGTAATACTCATTAACCTCCTGGGTAACATTCCCCAATCCACGGAACTGGCCGAAGTCATAGCCAAATTTCTGCCACAAAACACTAGCGAACTCAAACCACAGGCTGTACGTTCTAATGGCAGCAAAACTCGTCGAGAAATTTCTTTACCCCGGTTAGTTGTCCGTCTTGCTGGTTCTGATTTTGATGCTGCTAAAAAATATTTAGCAACAATCAAAAATCAGGGTGATCTACTCATCGTGGTAGAAAATTTAGATGCAGCCGTGGCCGAAGCAGTTCGTTCTGCCAAGTCAACTGCTTACAAAAGGTAA
- the psbZ gene encoding photosystem II reaction center protein PsbZ, translated as MTILFQIALLSLVLLSFVLVVGVPVAYATPQNWIESKKLLWIGSGAWAILVILVGLLNFFVV; from the coding sequence ATGACCATACTATTCCAAATCGCTTTATTATCTTTAGTACTCCTGTCTTTTGTACTAGTGGTTGGTGTCCCCGTTGCTTATGCCACTCCACAAAATTGGATCGAATCGAAAAAGCTGCTTTGGATTGGTTCAGGAGCCTGGGCTATCTTAGTGATTTTAGTAGGTCTACTCAACTTTTTTGTGGTCTAG
- a CDS encoding glutamate-5-semialdehyde dehydrogenase: MTVEVFDDCPEPMNSAKRAYQASLKLGIAKGVDRSRAVLAMARSLERSFDDILEANTLDLEASREMAVPELILDWLKLTPTRLETTVEILQRLGELSDPLRRVRNAEYQQEDSQSYSQLMPLGVIGFIYEAFPDLGAIAAGLCIKTGNSIILKGSTEASHSNAAIADVLQNAIAEVGLPSGCIELITEEHGASTRDLVVQDQYLNLVIPYGRSSLVQQVVRQATCPVLKSAMGNCYLYWSLNASLEMVRWMIIDSHESEPDPVNAIEKVLIHRQALPSSLAVLWNSLKEKGFEIRGDAELVEAFPQLQLAKEGEWGSAYLTKTVAFKLVDSLEVAIAWINQHSSGHADCIVTESYQESRQFALGVNSASTYINASPRFYRNPSRGDAVFLGMSNQKGHRRGFISLETLTTVKHIVQGNGRF; this comes from the coding sequence ATGACCGTTGAAGTTTTTGATGATTGCCCCGAACCAATGAATAGCGCTAAACGCGCTTATCAAGCCTCTCTCAAATTGGGAATTGCCAAAGGAGTAGACCGCAGTCGCGCTGTATTAGCGATGGCACGATCGCTAGAACGCTCATTTGACGATATTCTGGAAGCCAATACATTGGATCTAGAAGCGAGTCGGGAAATGGCAGTGCCAGAGTTGATTTTAGATTGGCTGAAGCTGACTCCCACACGGCTAGAAACGACCGTGGAGATTCTACAACGGTTGGGGGAATTATCAGATCCGCTACGGCGCGTGAGAAACGCTGAGTATCAACAAGAAGACTCTCAAAGTTACTCCCAGTTAATGCCGTTAGGAGTAATTGGATTTATTTATGAAGCATTTCCTGATTTAGGCGCGATCGCTGCAGGTTTGTGCATCAAGACTGGTAATAGTATTATTCTCAAAGGTAGTACTGAAGCTAGCCATTCTAACGCAGCGATTGCTGATGTACTGCAAAATGCGATCGCCGAAGTTGGTCTACCATCGGGTTGTATAGAATTAATTACAGAAGAACATGGTGCTTCTACCCGAGATTTAGTCGTCCAAGACCAATATTTAAATTTAGTGATTCCCTATGGACGTTCTAGTTTAGTCCAGCAGGTAGTGCGACAGGCCACTTGTCCAGTTTTAAAGTCGGCAATGGGTAATTGTTATCTCTACTGGTCGTTAAATGCCAGCTTAGAGATGGTACGGTGGATGATTATCGATAGCCATGAGAGTGAGCCAGATCCGGTAAACGCCATTGAAAAAGTCCTCATCCATCGCCAAGCCTTGCCATCCTCTTTAGCGGTGCTATGGAACAGCTTGAAGGAAAAAGGCTTTGAAATTAGAGGGGATGCAGAACTTGTAGAAGCCTTTCCCCAATTGCAGCTAGCTAAAGAAGGGGAATGGGGCAGCGCTTATTTAACTAAAACAGTGGCTTTTAAATTAGTGGATAGTTTAGAAGTAGCGATCGCCTGGATTAATCAACACAGTAGTGGTCATGCCGACTGCATTGTCACTGAATCATACCAGGAAAGCCGCCAGTTTGCCTTAGGAGTCAATAGCGCTTCTACTTACATTAATGCTTCCCCGCGTTTTTACCGCAACCCCTCACGAGGTGATGCTGTCTTTCTCGGCATGTCTAACCAGAAAGGTCATCGCCGGGGTTTTATTAGCTTGGAAACCCTAACAACAGTTAAGCATATTGTCCAGGGAAATGGACGATTTTAA
- the ribH gene encoding 6,7-dimethyl-8-ribityllumazine synthase translates to MAVFEGTFTQTEPLRFAVVIGRFNDLVTVKLLEGCQDCLKRHGVDPNPEGNQVDYVWVPGSFEVPLVARQLALSHRYDAIICLGAVIRGQTPHFDYVSSEVAKGIAAASFQTGVPVIFGILTVDTMQQALERAGIKANHGWDYAMNALEMASLMRQLRSNLTEPYALNSQSLPASFPSASLGNLAAESEELS, encoded by the coding sequence ATGGCAGTTTTTGAGGGAACTTTTACTCAAACAGAACCTTTACGGTTCGCAGTGGTGATTGGTCGATTCAATGACCTTGTCACCGTGAAACTGCTAGAGGGATGTCAAGATTGCTTGAAACGCCACGGGGTAGACCCTAATCCTGAAGGCAATCAAGTAGACTACGTTTGGGTACCGGGAAGTTTTGAAGTGCCCTTAGTAGCTCGCCAATTAGCACTTTCTCACCGCTATGATGCCATAATTTGCCTAGGTGCAGTCATTCGGGGGCAAACACCCCATTTTGATTATGTATCTTCTGAAGTTGCTAAAGGTATTGCTGCCGCTAGCTTTCAAACTGGCGTTCCAGTGATTTTTGGCATTTTGACAGTAGACACCATGCAGCAAGCTTTAGAAAGGGCAGGCATTAAAGCTAATCATGGTTGGGATTATGCCATGAATGCTCTAGAGATGGCTAGTCTTATGCGGCAATTGCGCTCTAACCTCACAGAGCCATATGCTCTTAATTCCCAGTCTTTACCTGCATCTTTTCCTAGTGCTAGCCTGGGCAATCTTGCCGCTGAATCAGAAGAACTGAGCTAA
- a CDS encoding type II toxin-antitoxin system PemK/MazF family toxin translates to MRWGEIYDARLEPTEGSEQGGTRPVIIVSRDVINASSPVVIVVPCTTYRAGKRIYPTQVLIHASNGGLSHDSLAMTDQIRVLSKSRLLRLRGTLDQQAIASVGRSLLIALDLPGQEDEILLDVD, encoded by the coding sequence ATGAGATGGGGTGAAATCTATGACGCTCGTTTAGAGCCGACTGAAGGATCAGAACAAGGTGGAACCCGTCCAGTGATTATTGTTAGCCGAGATGTGATTAATGCTAGCAGTCCCGTGGTTATAGTAGTTCCCTGCACAACCTATCGAGCAGGTAAGCGGATTTATCCCACACAAGTGTTGATTCATGCATCCAATGGTGGATTAAGCCATGATTCACTCGCCATGACAGATCAGATTCGAGTCCTCTCAAAATCGCGCTTGTTGCGTTTGCGGGGCACTCTTGATCAGCAAGCGATCGCTTCAGTTGGGCGATCGCTTTTGATTGCCCTTGATCTACCGGGGCAAGAGGATGAAATACTCTTAGATGTGGATTGA
- the cas1 gene encoding CRISPR-associated endonuclease Cas1, whose product MCIFIQNRYKLTFADNMDVLRGYEGRAATIYFQALGSLFSGSLTFEKRTKRPPTDPINSMLSSGYTLLSQNVYSFIQSVGLHTHFGNLHVPRDHHPALVVCQG is encoded by the coding sequence ATGTGCATCTTCATACAAAATAGGTATAAACTAACTTTTGCAGATAATATGGATGTGCTGCGGGGATATGAAGGAAGGGCGGCGACAATTTATTTTCAAGCACTGGGAAGTTTATTTTCTGGTTCGTTGACGTTTGAAAAGCGCACCAAGCGCCCACCCACTGACCCCATTAATAGTATGCTCAGTTCGGGCTACACTCTATTAAGCCAAAATGTTTATTCATTCATCCAATCTGTAGGATTGCATACTCATTTTGGGAATTTACACGTCCCCCGCGATCATCATCCAGCACTAGTAGTCTGTCAGGGTTGA
- a CDS encoding CoA-binding protein, protein MNLTPDSKVLIQGFCEFISATHIAQMKAYGTNLVAGVNPGFGGQKLYGLPVFDLVEEVVGQFGAIDTTIICVNPYQVLDAALEAIASHIRQIIIISAGVPPLDIVQLLRKAEASDTLVVGPNSPGIIVPGKILLGTHPSEFYTPGVVGIVSRSSTLTYEVAYELTKAGLGQSISVSIGSDAIVGSSFLQWLQILDEDETTQAIVLVGQPGGDSEETAARYISEAIDKPVIAYVAGRQAPPGKHWRQTGTLATIIGRDPNFGTAQNKLTAFKAAQVPVAERPSQIPELLKKVINQPISE, encoded by the coding sequence ATGAACTTAACGCCAGACAGCAAAGTTTTAATCCAAGGCTTCTGTGAATTCATCTCAGCAACTCACATCGCTCAAATGAAAGCTTATGGCACAAATTTGGTTGCTGGTGTCAATCCAGGATTTGGGGGACAAAAACTGTATGGTCTGCCAGTATTCGATCTGGTGGAAGAGGTAGTAGGACAATTTGGGGCAATTGACACGACAATCATCTGTGTAAACCCTTACCAAGTACTGGATGCAGCCTTGGAAGCGATCGCCTCTCATATTCGCCAGATCATCATCATCTCTGCTGGCGTACCACCTCTAGATATAGTCCAATTACTCCGCAAAGCCGAAGCTAGCGACACCCTAGTAGTAGGGCCAAATAGTCCGGGGATCATCGTCCCCGGTAAAATCCTTTTAGGTACTCACCCTAGTGAATTTTATACTCCCGGTGTAGTGGGAATTGTCAGTCGCAGCAGCACCCTCACCTATGAAGTCGCTTACGAATTAACCAAAGCTGGCTTGGGACAATCAATTAGTGTCAGTATTGGCAGTGATGCGATCGTTGGTTCATCGTTTTTGCAATGGCTACAAATTCTCGACGAGGATGAAACCACACAGGCGATCGTTTTAGTCGGTCAACCCGGTGGTGATAGTGAAGAAACTGCAGCGCGCTATATTTCGGAAGCAATTGATAAACCAGTTATTGCTTACGTCGCCGGTAGACAAGCACCACCAGGAAAACATTGGCGTCAAACTGGCACCTTAGCCACAATTATTGGCCGCGATCCTAACTTTGGCACAGCGCAAAATAAATTAACTGCATTTAAAGCAGCACAAGTCCCAGTGGCTGAACGTCCTTCTCAGATTCCAGAGTTGTTGAAAAAGGTGATTAATCAGCCCATATCCGAGTAA
- a CDS encoding CBS domain-containing protein yields MDLILCHTTADFDALGSAVGLTRLLPGSKIVLTGGTHPPVRDFLALYRDEYPLIERRSVNPDNIRSLTVVDTQHRDRLGKAAEWLDLPHIKEIIVYDHHLGQEPDFPTTQLSVSPVGASTTLIVEQLQQQQISLTPAESTVMALGIHVDTGSLSFDQSTPRDALALAWLMQQGASLSVISTYRDPGLSPQLQRLLTEALENLEYLCIRGYTIARVTLRTESFVPGLSSLASQLMELTEIDGLLLANEYALGKDDSRLTIIGRSQISNTNLNLLFQPLGGGGHSQAASLNLRGVDSQAILNQLLAQIKASIPHPPTARDLMSSPVRTIRPETTIAEAQRILLRYGHSGLSVVNPQGQLIGIISRRDIDIALHHGFSHAPVKGYMTTTLKTITSDTTLPQIQSLMVTYDIGRLPVLENEQLVGIVTRTDVLRELHQDSAEFPMVSAESQLSLSTGSPTLSTELQSRLAPQLWQLLTKASQEAEKRGWHLYLVGGAVRDLLLAQESQGTLMITDIDLVVDGFHKTADVGAGVELAKALQKIYPEARLEIHGAFQTAALLWHKDPVLNSLWVDIATARTEFYPYPAANPEVEASSIRQDLYRRDFTINAIALRLTSPRAGELLDFFGGLLDLQAKQIRVLHPNSFIEDPTRIYRGVRFAVRLGFQIEPQTEAYIRYAINSGVYDRTAQENSKTPALQTRLKAELKHILEAPYWQKALQLLDNLGALQCIHPTLSLDEELLRQLRLLERCLRRFDTQQTLVHWQMHLEALIAHLTPQYRAKVAINLQLPEDSITRLKNSAHAQAELFTALPTCQSPSQLVQLLKQYNIPMLILIAVQSPRTVRRKIWQYFTHWVNVQPLLNGDDLKKLGYKPGPQYRQILDELLVATLDGVIKNRAEAEEFLAQSYPQSLRF; encoded by the coding sequence ATGGATTTAATCCTTTGCCACACAACAGCTGACTTTGACGCGCTAGGCTCTGCGGTAGGGCTAACGCGCTTACTACCGGGGAGTAAGATTGTGCTGACTGGGGGAACTCATCCACCTGTCAGGGATTTTTTAGCGTTGTATCGGGATGAGTATCCGCTGATTGAACGACGTTCTGTAAATCCAGACAACATTCGTTCTTTGACAGTGGTGGATACACAACATCGCGATCGCTTGGGTAAAGCTGCTGAGTGGTTAGATTTACCTCATATTAAAGAAATCATAGTTTATGACCACCACCTAGGACAAGAACCAGACTTTCCCACCACGCAGTTGTCTGTTTCTCCAGTGGGAGCCAGCACCACCCTGATAGTGGAGCAATTGCAACAACAGCAAATTTCTTTGACTCCAGCCGAGTCTACGGTGATGGCTTTGGGTATCCATGTTGACACTGGCTCTCTCTCATTTGACCAGTCCACACCACGAGATGCTTTAGCTTTGGCTTGGTTGATGCAACAAGGAGCCAGTTTATCGGTTATTTCTACCTACCGTGACCCTGGTTTATCTCCCCAACTACAGCGGTTGTTAACTGAGGCGCTAGAAAACTTAGAATATCTCTGTATACGTGGATATACTATAGCTCGGGTGACTCTGAGAACAGAAAGTTTTGTGCCAGGGTTATCAAGTCTGGCTTCGCAACTGATGGAGTTAACGGAAATTGATGGTTTATTGTTAGCGAATGAATATGCTTTGGGCAAAGATGACTCTCGCTTAACTATTATTGGGCGCTCCCAAATTTCCAATACAAATCTTAATTTATTATTCCAGCCTCTCGGTGGCGGTGGTCATTCGCAAGCGGCATCCTTGAATCTACGAGGCGTAGACTCACAAGCAATACTCAACCAACTCCTGGCTCAAATCAAAGCGTCTATTCCCCATCCCCCCACAGCGAGGGACTTAATGTCTTCCCCAGTCCGCACTATCCGCCCAGAAACCACAATTGCAGAAGCACAGCGGATTTTGTTGCGTTATGGACACTCTGGTTTATCTGTAGTCAATCCTCAAGGGCAACTAATAGGAATTATTTCTAGAAGAGATATCGATATTGCTTTGCATCATGGGTTTAGCCATGCACCAGTTAAAGGCTATATGACAACTACTCTCAAAACTATTACATCAGATACCACATTGCCACAAATTCAGTCGTTGATGGTGACATATGATATTGGACGCTTGCCAGTTTTAGAAAATGAACAGCTAGTAGGTATTGTCACTCGTACTGATGTGTTGCGGGAATTACATCAAGACAGTGCTGAGTTCCCAATGGTGAGTGCTGAGTCTCAACTCTCTCTCAGCACTGGCTCCCCAACACTCAGCACTGAATTACAATCTCGTCTGGCGCCGCAACTGTGGCAATTACTCACCAAAGCATCCCAAGAAGCAGAAAAACGGGGTTGGCATCTTTATCTTGTAGGTGGTGCTGTGCGGGATTTGCTGTTAGCGCAAGAGTCCCAAGGCACTTTAATGATTACGGATATTGATCTTGTGGTTGATGGCTTTCACAAAACAGCGGATGTGGGTGCTGGTGTGGAACTCGCCAAAGCATTACAAAAAATTTACCCAGAGGCTCGCTTAGAAATCCACGGCGCTTTTCAAACTGCGGCTTTGTTGTGGCACAAAGACCCCGTGTTAAACTCATTGTGGGTAGATATTGCCACTGCTAGAACTGAATTTTATCCTTACCCAGCGGCAAATCCCGAAGTTGAGGCGAGTTCTATTCGTCAAGACTTGTATCGTCGAGACTTTACCATTAATGCGATCGCCCTGCGACTGACTTCACCTCGGGCTGGGGAATTACTCGATTTCTTTGGTGGGTTACTAGATTTACAAGCCAAGCAAATTCGGGTTTTACACCCCAACAGTTTCATTGAAGATCCCACCCGGATTTATCGCGGTGTGCGCTTTGCTGTGCGCTTGGGATTTCAAATAGAACCGCAAACAGAAGCATACATTCGTTATGCCATTAATAGTGGCGTTTACGATCGCACTGCTCAAGAAAATAGCAAAACCCCAGCCCTGCAAACCCGCCTGAAAGCTGAATTAAAACATATTCTAGAAGCACCATACTGGCAAAAAGCATTACAGTTGCTCGATAATTTAGGAGCATTACAGTGCATCCATCCCACCCTCAGCTTAGATGAAGAACTACTGCGACAACTACGGCTACTAGAACGCTGTTTACGGCGCTTTGACACCCAACAAACCCTGGTTCACTGGCAAATGCACCTAGAAGCACTAATCGCCCACCTTACACCACAATATCGGGCGAAAGTTGCCATAAATCTGCAATTGCCAGAGGATAGCATCACCAGGTTGAAAAACTCAGCCCATGCACAAGCTGAGTTATTCACAGCATTACCCACTTGTCAGAGTCCCAGTCAATTAGTGCAGTTACTCAAACAGTACAACATCCCGATGCTGATTTTAATTGCTGTGCAGAGTCCGCGAACAGTCAGGCGAAAGATTTGGCAATACTTTACCCATTGGGTGAATGTGCAGCCACTGTTGAATGGTGACGACTTAAAAAAATTGGGCTACAAACCAGGGCCACAGTATCGGCAAATTCTAGATGAATTGCTAGTAGCAACTTTGGATGGAGTCATTAAAAATAGAGCAGAAGCGGAAGAATTTTTAGCCCAGTCTTATCCGCAGTCATTGAGATTTTAA
- the cas1 gene encoding CRISPR-associated endonuclease Cas1 yields MTFDFRLAVLVSDLMEEWRAGLVDSLTVYLVNSEVFTIDDFTLPDERNGVYFQPHALKKFLKHWEEKLQSEVTHPHTGQKVVYRRALELQVREYISCLKGEVEVYRPMIWEK; encoded by the coding sequence TTGACTTTTGACTTCCGCCTTGCGGTACTAGTTTCTGATTTGATGGAAGAATGGCGTGCTGGCTTAGTCGATTCTTTGACAGTTTATTTAGTCAATTCGGAAGTTTTTACAATTGATGATTTTACATTACCTGATGAACGAAATGGAGTGTATTTTCAACCTCACGCACTCAAGAAGTTTCTGAAGCATTGGGAAGAGAAATTGCAATCAGAAGTGACGCATCCTCATACTGGACAGAAAGTAGTATACCGTCGCGCCCTTGAGTTGCAGGTACGGGAATACATTTCATGCTTGAAGGGTGAAGTGGAAGTGTATCGCCCGATGATTTGGGAGAAATAA
- a CDS encoding type II toxin-antitoxin system VapC family toxin, whose amino-acid sequence MTYHPVILVDTSLLVAFYNKTDNYHVQVTNFFADCTSELVTIPACVTEVMYFLSSNWQVQNVFLSHIVNLVYKCEQLTVEDFKRISELNTKYASLPGDFADLSLIAIAERLNINAVATLAKDFDIYRLYRNQPFDRVFFPQ is encoded by the coding sequence ATGACCTATCATCCCGTCATTCTTGTAGATACATCATTATTGGTAGCTTTTTATAATAAAACAGATAATTATCATGTACAAGTTACTAATTTTTTTGCCGATTGTACTAGTGAATTAGTAACTATCCCTGCATGTGTGACTGAGGTGATGTATTTTCTTAGTTCTAATTGGCAGGTGCAAAACGTATTTTTATCACATATAGTAAATCTGGTATATAAGTGTGAACAACTGACAGTGGAGGATTTTAAGCGTATTTCTGAACTTAATACCAAGTATGCCAGCTTGCCGGGAGATTTTGCAGATTTGTCCTTGATTGCGATCGCTGAACGGTTAAACATTAATGCCGTTGCTACCTTAGCTAAAGATTTCGACATTTATCGCCTCTATCGCAACCAACCTTTCGATCGAGTATTTTTTCCGCAGTAG